The following is a genomic window from Lagenorhynchus albirostris chromosome 2, mLagAlb1.1, whole genome shotgun sequence.
ACCTTTTATAACAAGGCAGCATCTTCTCCCGGAGGGTGATCCGGTATTTGTAACGGTAAAGGTAATAGGCGTATGGTGACCAGATCGGGTAGAGGTAGTTCCGTGTTTTTCCCCTCTTGATATAAGAAAGGGAGTAGATAAAGGGGCGCGACCTGTTACGAGGCAGTTTCTTAGTTCAGTGCCTCCCTGAGGCAAAGTGAGGTTCAGGGATGGGTGGCAGAGGTTTAGGCAACTGGTGCCATTGTGACACGGTGAGCACTATGACATGGACAAAGCGTTAGCCCTTACACCGCCTCAGGACTCCTCTCTGCTGCTCCCTACCCCGTCACCCTCTTAGGTAGCCCCAAGGCTTCTGTTCAACTAGTATGCACTTCACAGCTACACCAGAAGTTAAAATACTTTGGCTTCTGTAGTGGTTGGTAAACAGCCCTGGCTGACCACTTGTGCCCACACAATGTGGGCTCCTCTCTGGCATGTGCATGTGCAAACACACACTTCAGCAACTAAAGGGTTGGGGTCTGATACTGCAGGAAGCTTCTAAGGCCCTGATCCAGCATCTGACCTGACTGGTTGGTTCCTGGTTCCTAtcagttaaatattttatcatcccTACCTTTAATAAGCCAGTGGTGCTACCCATTGTTGAACTTTCTCATTGCCTTATAGGGTAGGAATTGCAAACTAAATGCCTGCAGGGACCTGGACAACTAATGGAAATTAGTGGAGCTGCTGGGCGGGACTGAAGCCAAATGAAAAGCTcacaccctgggcttccctggtggcgcagtggttgagagtccgcctgccgatgcaggggacacgggtttgtgccccggtccgggaggatcccacatgccgcggagcggctgggcccgtgagcctgcgcatccggagcctgtgctccgcaatgggagaggccacaacagtgagaggcccgcataccggaaaaaaacaaaacaaaacaaaaagctcacACCCTAAAAAAAAGTGACACAATAGCTCCAAACAGCTGCCATGCAGGAATGCAAACTCAGTGGTAccagatcatatgatttttcaacagaaactggAAAGATTGATTTTTGTGAtaaatttctcaaattttaaaaaaatattggctactaacttaaaaaataaaaattgttgattaaaaaaatcaacatggtGTGTAAAATTTGGTTCTGCGGCCACCAGTTTGAGACTTCtgcatattcatttattcatccatttaacaaatatttattgagggcctactatgaGCTTAGGAtacacagtaaacaaaacaaagatccccTGCCCCATGGAACTTCTAACAGtgaaaaaacaaacctaaacaCTAAGCACAAGAAAATGATTTCATATGTTAGATGATAGCTGCTATGGAGGAAAATAGAGTAGAATAAAGAAGGATCAGGAGTGTGAAGGAGGTGGTGCAGTTGCAGTAATAAATAGGGTGATCTAAATAGGCCTCATTGAAAAGGTGACATTTAATCAAAGACCTGAAGGGGGTGAGGGATTTAGGCCAAGCGAGCATCTGAGGGTAAAAGCAGTCTGTGTCAAAGCAACAGCCAGTGGAAAAGCCCTAAAGAGAATGTGTCAAATGTTTTCCACAAACAGCCAGGAGTCCACTGTGGGTGGAGTAGTATAAGCTATAGGgagagtagaaaaagaagagagctaATGGGGCCAGGTCATTGTAGGGCCTTATAGACCATTTTCTGGcctttttcttttactctgaGTAAAGGGGGAAGTCATTGCAGATTTTGGGTAGAAGAGACATGATCTGACCTGTGTTTTTAGAAAGATTCTGACTGTTGTATTGTAAATAAACTGTAGAGCTTTAAACGATGTTTGTTAGGAGACTATTGCAGTAATCCAGGAGAAAGATAGTGTCTTATTCCAGGGTGGAGCATTGGAGGTGATGGGATGTGGCTGGATTCTGGAAATAGTATAAAGGTAGCACCTACAGGATTTCCTGGCGTAGGAGAGAAGTTGAGTCCAAGAACTGAAAGAATGGAGTTACCATCAACTGAGAGGGGAAAGGCTGCAGGTGAGGCACTATGGGGCAGGGTATAGAGATGGATTTAGTTTGGAGCATGTTAACTTTGAATTGTCCATTAGACATGTAAGGGGAAGATGACAGGCAGTTGGATATTCATGTCTGGAGTTTAGAAGACTAGGGTGAAGACAGAAATTTGAAGTCATTGGCGTATAAATGGTACGTTAAGCCATGAGACTGAATGGGATCACCAAGAGTGTGTACATTGAGAAGAGTAAAGATCCAAAAACTGAGTCCTGGGGGCCCTCTGAGAAGTGGGGAATAAAAGAGGAATCAGCAAAGGAGACTGTGAAGGAAAATAGTGAagtaggaaggaaataaaaacaaattggtGTCCTGGAAGCTAAGAAAGTGTAATTACGAGGAGGGACTAATGGTCAAAGGCTGTTTATGTGTCAAATAACAGGATGTATAGAGCATCTTTCCATAAATCTCTTCTGCCAAACAGACCCTATTCACTCCATTTATATGGTTTACTCCCCAGTACTGAGACCCTCCACGGAGGGAACCGTCTCCCTTGTGATTTAGAATTCTTTAAACATGAGCCTAAATACTGCAGTGTCACGATTAAGGATTAGACGACTTCCTGGGGCTTGCAAGTTTTCCAGAGGATCCCATCCTTCCACCACTTTTAGGCAGGTTTGAAGTAAGGAAAAATGAGAGCAGCACCCTCTCCCCTCAGCATCCAGCTATCACAGAATGTCAGAATTGGAAGTGCCCTCAGAGAGCTACTAGAGCTCAGTCGAAGCCCCCATCTTAAAGACAAAGTGAAGCCAAGAGGGAAAGGGTGTCTTTCCCGGTGTCAGTGCACCTAACAGTCACTCCACTACGTGTCAGTGGCTATGGGTGTCCCTCCCCCGAAAAGAAATTGGGAGAAAGGAGTAGAGGCATGCTGAATCGTGGAGCATTCATCCCAGATCTCCGGTCTCGAGGCAGCCGAGTCGCAGCCCAATCCGGGCCCGGGCTTCCCCCGGGCTTCCCCTGGGTTCAGCTCGGACAGAGCCGCGCCGGCTCAGGCGCGCCGCGGGCACCCGGTGAGGGCCTTTCCTGCCGCCGGCGCCGGGGGCCTTCTACGCCTCCATCCGCGCCCGAGAACATGGCGGCGGCTACAGGCAGGTCTCTGCTGCGGGCGGGCACTGAGCGGCTGGTGCGAGGAGGGGTTTGGGAGCTCCTCCGGCCGCGACTTGAAGGGGGCACCTCCGGCTCGGAGCGCGACTTCAGCCTGTCTCACAGTCGGGTGAGGGCCGGGGGTGCGTTCTGGGGCTCCTTGACTGGGGCGCGTTGAGACCTGGTGGGGCCCCGGCCTGCGGGTGGTGGGCTCTCCTTGAGGGGCCGGCGGCCAGAGGAGGAGGCTTCTCCGTGGAGACTCGCTCACCCTCGCTCCCCCGGCCGCCAGGGCACGGTCATTGTGGAGCGCTGGTGGAAGGTGCCGCTAGCGGGAGAGGGCCGGAAGCCACGCCTGCACCGGCGGCACCGCGTCTACAAGCTGGCGGAGGACACGAAACACCGGCCCAAAGACAACCTGGAGCTCATCCTCACGCAGTCGGTGGAGGGTAAGGCCCAGGCAGAGGTGCTTCCTGTCTCAGGCTGGTCCTGTTTGGCATCAGCTTTTTTCTGCCCTTTTACTAATTTGGGGGAATGACCAGCTCATATTTGAGAAGAGGAAGCCATAAAAAGTACTGTGATGGTGACATTGGCCTCCTCCATAGAAAATCAGAACATGAATGCAGCAGCATCATTAACAGTGTGTGGGGAGAAAGAGACCTGACAGTATGTGCCACAGGTACTGAAATCCTGTGATGGGACAGTGCTTCACTTTGTACAGGGAATATTAAGTTTCTAAATCAGGTCCTAAAGAAATGAATTAGAAATCTCTTAAGTGTTGTTCTAGTGAATACTAGTATTTCTTCTAGGAAGAATAAGCACTGTGAGAGAATAAGAGGCCTTTTTTCCTTTGATCATCTCCTTTTTTAGGGACTGCTTGATAATTCTGATCCAGTGTCTCTGTTCTCTGTTGGCAGAACTTGGAGTCCGAGGTGACCTGGTCTCAGTGAAAAAATCTGTAGGCCGTAATCGACTACTTCCTCAAGGACTGGCTGTATATGCGTCTCCTGAAAACAGGAAGCTGTTTGAAGAGGAGAAATTGGTGAGCCCGGAAGACGGCAGAGGGACTTGGAGGAATTAAAACCTTAAGATTACCTCTAGCAACTTCTTCTAGCCCCTACTTCATTTTCAGATGAAGTAGGGGCTAGAACAGGAATTCAGAAGCCCAGCCTATGCCAAGCATAGCAAGAGTTTGTTATTAGTTACCACgaactcatttttctttcatctgtaactttcttttctaGCTGAGACAGGAAGGAAAATTAGAGAAGATCCAGACCAAGGAAGGTGAGACGGTGAGTAGAAACATAGAAAAT
Proteins encoded in this region:
- the MRPL9 gene encoding large ribosomal subunit protein bL9m isoform X2; translated protein: MAAATGRSLLRAGTERLVRGGVWELLRPRLEGGTSGSERDFSLSHSRGTVIVERWWKVPLAGEGRKPRLHRRHRVYKLAEDTKHRPKDNLELILTQSVEELGVRGDLVSVKKSVGRNRLLPQGLAVYASPENRKLFEEEKLLRQEGKLEKIQTKEGETTVKFLRRCHLQLGVVVAPHALKLPEEPITQRGEYWCEVTVNGLDTVRVPMSVVNFERPKTKRYKYWLAQQAVSSTGSQTI
- the MRPL9 gene encoding large ribosomal subunit protein bL9m isoform X1, with the translated sequence MAAATGRSLLRAGTERLVRGGVWELLRPRLEGGTSGSERDFSLSHSRGTVIVERWWKVPLAGEGRKPRLHRRHRVYKLAEDTKHRPKDNLELILTQSVEELGVRGDLVSVKKSVGRNRLLPQGLAVYASPENRKLFEEEKLLRQEGKLEKIQTKEGETTVKFLRRCHLQVGMKNNVKWELNPEIVARHFLRNLGVVVAPHALKLPEEPITQRGEYWCEVTVNGLDTVRVPMSVVNFERPKTKRYKYWLAQQAVSSTGSQTI